ACTTCGGGAGCAGTTCCGGTCGTTTGCCGACTGGTGTGTCGGTACGTCACCGCTGTACGAACGTCTAGCTCGCGGCGTCGCCGACGATTCGGAACTGCTCGCGCTCGCCGCGGAGACGCCCGACGGCAGGTCTCCGCCGCACCTGCTGTTAGCGGGAGTACAGTATCTGCTCTTCGAGCGCCGTGACCACGAACTGGCCGACTTCTATCCATCTGTCACGACAGACGCGACCGACCCGGACGAGGAGGACCCGTTCCCGGCGTTCCGTGAGTTCGCGCTCGAAAACGCCGACGAGATTCGAGACCTTCTCGCCAGTCGCAGAACCCAGACGAACGCCGTCAGGCGGTGTGCCGCGCTCATGCCTGCCTTCGAGGTGGTTTCGCGGCGAGCGAACCGCCGTCCGCTCGCGCTGGTCGAAGTCGGCCCGAGCGCGGGACTGAATCTACTGTGGGGCCGCTACTGCTACGACTACGGTTCCTTCGGTCGATACGGCAACTCGGACTCGCCCGTGGTCCTCGAATCGGAGGTTCGTGGCGAATCGACGCCGCCGTTCCCCGAGAACGATGGACTTCCGCCTGTCGAATCGCGGGTCGGACTCGACCTGAATCCGCTGGACGTGACCGACGACGCCGACGCTCTCTGGTTGCGGTCGCTCGTCTGGCCGGAACACGACGAGCGCCACGACATTCTCGACGGCGCTATCGAAGTCGCTCGCCGCGAACCGCCGGAGTTGCGCGAAGGTGACGCCCTCGAACTGCTCCCCGATGCGCTGGCAGAAATCCCGCCGGAGACGCCGGTCTGCGTCTTCGACACGCAAGTTCGCTATCAATTCAGCGACGAGATGCGTGAACGCTTCGACGACCTGCTCCTCGCGGCGGGCGAGAACCGAGAACTCTACTCCCTATCGGGCGACTTGACCGCAGACTGGGCCGAGAACGGCATCGTCCTGACACTTCAGACGGTCGAGGACGGAACCTTCCACTCGGAGCGACTCGCCACCTACGAACAACACGGTCGATGGGTCGAGTGGGTAAGCGAACCCTGACCACGGAAGGTTTTAAGACCGGGCGCGTCCTACGTGTTAGCGTATGACATCATCTTTTGTGTTCGATTCGGTACGAGGAGCGTGGTGTCCGTGACGAACGAGTACGACCTCGACTGTGCGACCTGCGGGTCCGCTCTGACGAAACGAGAGGTCGCCGCGAAGGCGCTGGGGTTCACCGCGCCGGGCGAGGTCGAGATTGCGGAATGTTCGGAGTGTGGGGGTCGCTACTTCCCGGACGCGACGTTGCGACGGTTGAGTACGTAGAAAATCGAATGTAAGGCTTAGACGCCGAAGGTCGCTCGGAGCATGTCTCGTGTCCCCGGTCCGAGACCGACTGCGACGATAGCCACGAGCAACAGAATCGCGTAGCGCGGACTCTCGTCGAAGATTTCCTCGTCGAACACCCAGACGACGAACAGTGCTGCGACGATTTTCACGAGGAGGAACGGCCACGCAGTTCCGATGAGGTTCTGGACCGCTTCGGGGAACTGCTGTCCGACGCCGATGAGCGCGCGGTTGACCGGATGCTTCGGAACGAGGTCGGCCGGGAGTCCGAGTTCTTTCGCCCAGTCGATGCCGACCACGTTGGCGACGCCGTCCACAGAGTGTGCCCAGAGGACGACGATGCCCATCATTTTCGTCCCGTAGTTCACTTCAGGCGCGAACTGCTCGACGCCCCACCACGCGAGCGCGGTGACGAGCGTCGCACCGACGAGGACGACGACCGTAATCTGTGGGTAGAAATCGACGTAGTTCGTCGTGAACGCGAGGTAACTCAGATAGCCGAGACTCCCGACCAGCAGGGCGGTGCCGATGCCCGCGAGCGGGTAGTAGTAGTTGTCTATGATACCGTTTCTGTCTAGCCAGACGCTGACTAGCAGTGCGGCCAGCGTGATGAAGAACATCGTGAAGTAGATGACCGGACTGATGATGAGCGTGTTCCACGGGAACGAGATAGCCGCGTCGATTCCCTGCGGAACTTCGTCGTTGGCGTCCTCGATGACGCGCAGTGCCCCGCCGAACAGCATGTAGGGGAACAACGCGTAGAACAGGCCTCTGTCCTGGCCG
The sequence above is a segment of the Halorussus halophilus genome. Coding sequences within it:
- a CDS encoding DUF63 family protein, with amino-acid sequence MSTVTDDYDNERLWGGAVLALLVALVGGALVFPKQVYDGFIWHYFWGPVLADAKSAVCATRAGGTTKYLYDTAACQAAAEPVAYPGYTAVSEVGYAITMLLGLLGIVFMLRRFDIGQDRGLFYALFPYMLFGGALRVIEDANDEVPQGIDAAISFPWNTLIISPVIYFTMFFITLAALLVSVWLDRNGIIDNYYYPLAGIGTALLVGSLGYLSYLAFTTNYVDFYPQITVVVLVGATLVTALAWWGVEQFAPEVNYGTKMMGIVVLWAHSVDGVANVVGIDWAKELGLPADLVPKHPVNRALIGVGQQFPEAVQNLIGTAWPFLLVKIVAALFVVWVFDEEIFDESPRYAILLLVAIVAVGLGPGTRDMLRATFGV
- a CDS encoding zf-TFIIB domain-containing protein; protein product: MSVTNEYDLDCATCGSALTKREVAAKALGFTAPGEVEIAECSECGGRYFPDATLRRLST
- a CDS encoding DUF2332 domain-containing protein; the encoded protein is MNEAEQLREQFRSFADWCVGTSPLYERLARGVADDSELLALAAETPDGRSPPHLLLAGVQYLLFERRDHELADFYPSVTTDATDPDEEDPFPAFREFALENADEIRDLLASRRTQTNAVRRCAALMPAFEVVSRRANRRPLALVEVGPSAGLNLLWGRYCYDYGSFGRYGNSDSPVVLESEVRGESTPPFPENDGLPPVESRVGLDLNPLDVTDDADALWLRSLVWPEHDERHDILDGAIEVARREPPELREGDALELLPDALAEIPPETPVCVFDTQVRYQFSDEMRERFDDLLLAAGENRELYSLSGDLTADWAENGIVLTLQTVEDGTFHSERLATYEQHGRWVEWVSEP